A portion of the Nerophis lumbriciformis linkage group LG37, RoL_Nlum_v2.1, whole genome shotgun sequence genome contains these proteins:
- the grinaa gene encoding glutamate receptor, ionotropic, N-methyl D-aspartate-associated protein 1a (glutamate binding), with amino-acid sequence MSQDKSGYPAMGETHPIHSNVYGPPQPGFGMPPPNYSQGPGGPYPPAAGYGQPGFPQAGFGPPGPYPQMPYPQMPYPQGPYPQGPYQGPGQPGFPGDPSAPGGSPGYHGDVPPTYYDNEDFTNSGFEDKSIRQAFIRKVFLVLTVQLMVTFSFVAIFTFVDEAKVFVRRNPWTYYISYVVFLVALIVLSCCGDFRRKHPWNLVALSILTLSLSYMVGMIASFYDTDTVIMAVGITAVVCFTVVLFSLQSKYDFTSCQGVLFVCLIVLLLFGILCMFIRHRILHIVYASLGALLFTCFLAVDTQLLLGNKKLSLSPEEYVFAALNLYTDIINIFLYILAIVGRSRD; translated from the exons ATGTCCCAGGACAAGAGTGGCTACCCTGCCATGGGGGAGACTCATCCCATCCACAGCAACGTGTACGGACCCCCGCAGCCGGGCTTCGGCATGCCCCCGCCCAACTACAGCCAGGGCCCCGGAGGACCGTACCCGCCGGCAGCCGGCTACGGGCAGCCGGGGTTCCCCCAGGCGGGCTTTGGTCCCCCCGGCCCCTATCCTCAGATGCCTTACCCCCAGATGCCCTACCCGCAGGGGCCCTACCCGCAGGGGCCGTACCAAGGACCCGGGCAGCCAGGCTTTCCCGGAGACCCCTCTG CACCTGGTGGCAGCCCCGGTTACCACGGCGACGTGCCTCCAACCTACTACGACAACGAGGACTTCACCAACTCCGGCTTCGAGGACAAGAGCATCCGACAGGCCTTCATCCGCAAA GTGTTCCTGGTCCTGACCGTGCAGCTGATGGTCACCTTCTCCTTCGTGGCCATCTTCACCTTCGTGGACGAGGCCAAGGTCTTTGTGCGCAGGAACCCCTGGACCTACTACATCTCCTACGTGGTCTTCCTGGTGGCGCTCATCGTGCTCAGCTGCTGCGGGGACTTCCGCCGCAAGCACCCCTGGAACCTGGTGGCACTG TCCATCCTGACCCTGAGCCTGTCCTACATGGTGGGCATGATCGCCAGCTTCTACGACACGGACACCGTCATCATGGCCGTGGGCATCACCGCCGTGGTCTGCTTCACCGTGGTCCTCTTCTCGCTCCAG AGCAAATATGACTTCACTTCCTGTCAAGGCGTGCTGTTCGTGTGCCTGATCGTGCTCCTGCTCTTCGGCATCCTGTGCATGTTCATCCGCCACAGGATCCTGCACATCGTCTACGCCTCCCTGGGAGCGCTCCTGTTCACCTGC TTCCTGGCCGTGGACACGCAGCTGCTGCTGGGCAACAAGAAGTTGTCCCTCAGCCCCGAGGAGTACGTCTTTGCTGCCCTCAACCTCTACACGGACATCATCAACATCTTCCTCTACATCCTGGCCATTGTGGGCCGCTCCCGCGActga